TGGAGCGTGTCGACGGAAATCGTCATTTACGTGGCGTTCTTCCTGCTGGCGCGGTTTTTCCGCATCGGCCTGATCGCGACACTAGGTCTCATGGGGCTGGCCGCGGCCGCGGGCGGATGGTTGATCCATCATCAGATCAAGGGCAGCGAGTCGAACATCGTCTTCTGCGCCTTCTATTTCTTCATGGGTGGAGCCGTGCACCTGCTGTACCAACGGCTGCGCGAGTGGATCGAGACGCACCGTCTGGCAACGATCGTGCTGTGCTGCGCGGTGTACGCGGGCTTGATCGGATTCTGCGCGGTCTTCGGCGGCACGAAGTATCTGGCGGCGACCGTCATCGCGCCGGTGTCGATCGTGCTGCTGCAGGTCGTCGATCCCTGGATTCCGGAGCGGCTGGCGGTGCCCATCGTCAATCTGGGCAACACGACCTACTCCAGCTATCTGATCCACTTTCCGCTGCAGCTCACGACCGTGATCGTCCTGCGGCAATGGGGCATCGACAGTGCGTCGGTGGCCATGAACGCGTGGTTCCTGGCGGCTTATCTGGTGGTGGTGTTCGTACTGGCCCGTCTGGTTTATCGCGGGTTCGAAGCGCCGGCCCAGACGCTCGTCCGCCGTCGCATGGCCTGGCTGGGTGGGCGAGCGCCCGTCAAGACGGCCAATTGACGGCGTACCGATGGGGGACGGACCGGGGACGCATCGCAGGCACGATGCGTGTTTTGCCGATCAATGCTGGTGATGGTGGCGATGCGACCAGAGCGGGTCCATCGAGTCGACGAACGACGCCACCGCCTCCTTGTCGCCCGTCGCGTGACGCATCAGTTGACCGCATTTGCACCACCCCTGATAGGGCGTGATGTGCGAGCAGGCGGAGGTCTTCTGCAGATAGAGCGTGACGGGCTTGGCGCACTTCGTGCACTTGAACTTGAGAGTGAGGGCGAGTTTGCTCATGATGAATTCGCGGCAACACGGGCACTGCGACGCAGGGGACGACGTGCTGTACAGCGCGGAAATCGCGCGGAAAAGCGCCATTGTACCGGGAGTGTCCCCTCGCTCGCCGACGCGCCGCCGGCTGCTGCAGGCGGCTGCGCTGGCTGCGTGCCTGCCGCTTGCCGCCTGTACGCCGCCGCCCGAGATCGGCGGCAGCTTCGTGCAGCTGTGGCTCAGCCATCTGGAATGGACGCGCAAGCAATGGCGCGAGCGGCTCGTCACCACGCATGCGCTGGGCTGCAAGGAGATTTTCGTGCAATGGGTCGGCATCGACGGCGAGCCGGACAAGACCTGGATGGCCCCCGATTCGCTGATCCGCACGCTGCTCGACGAAAGCGCCGCTCTTGGCATGGGCGTGCACCTGGGCCTGCCCTACGACGAACGCTGGTGGACCGCTATCGGCACCACCGACGAGGCCCCGCTCGACGCCTACCTGCAACGCACGGGGCAGCGCGTGGCGCGCTACATGCAGAAGGCCGCGTGGCCCCGGCACCGTGCGTTTCGCGGCTGGTACTTCCCCTACGAACTGGAACAATACGACTGGGCCCTGCCCGCGCGGCAGGACAAACTCGCGGCGTGGCTCGGCAGCATGTCGGCCGTGGCCGTCGCCACGAGCGGGCAGACGCCGACCATCTCCACCTACTACAGCCGGCTGCCGACCACCGGCACGCTCGCGGGCTTGTGGCGTACGCTGCTCGACCGCGTCGCCCTGCATCCGATGATCCAGGATGGCGTTGGCGTCGCGGGCCTGTCGAACTACGATTCGCTCGCCCCGCTGCACGACATGCTGCGCTCGCGAGGCGCGCCGTTCGATCTCGTGATCGAACTCTTCGAAGAGCTACCCTCCGAGAAAAACGACGGCACCGACTTCAACGCGAAAGCCGCGACCTTCTCCCGTGTGAAGCGCCAATGGGAGATCGCGCGCAACTACGGTGCGACGCGGCTCGTCGCGTTCGCCATCGATCCATGGGCGCTCGACGACACCCCGGAATCGAAAGCGCTGCTGCGCGAATGGCGGGCGGCCCTGTCCTGACCCGCCCGTCCGGTCCGCGCGACGGCGCGGGGCGGACCTGCTGCCGCCATCGCGGCCCTTATCGCTGATACGGATCCGTCGCGCTCAGTTGACCGCGCAGCACGGGCGCCGCGTCCGTGCCTACGAGGAACAGGCTGTAGTGGTCGCCCGGCTCGAGCGCAGGCAGCGCCAACGTCTTCGTCGCGACCGTCCCGCACGCCGAGACCAGCGTCGCCTTGACCGGATTGATGGCGCGCGCCACCGATACGCCCTGCGCCACGCCGTCGAAGAGCGTCGGACCGGACGGGCTCACGCTCAACTGGCCCGCCGCGCACTTGGCGCTCAGGTTGTAGAAGCGCAATTCCGCCTTGAGACCGTCCTGCGTACCGCCCGTGTCGGCGAGCACGGTGAACGCCACCTTGCCTCCATCACGTCGCGGCACCAGCGTATTGAACGTGTCGGGCGCGACCTGCACCGAACCCGCCGGCTTGCCGTCGATGACGATCGGAAACGTTTCGTTGCCCTTCACGATGGCGTACGTGCTCGCCACCTTCTCGCCCGAGAGCGTTTGTGCGGGACCGCCCGCGACCTGCGCGCGCATCGGCGCGGTGCCCGGATTGACCACGCGCACAAACGAGGAGCCCGCCGGCGGGCGCGCGGCATACAGCCGCGAGAAGATCCCTTCCGCGTTCGCCACGTCCGTCCCGGCAGCGCTCAGCGCCAGTACGAATGCCAGATTTCGCCACGTTCTCATGCTTACGACTCCGCTTTTCCTGTCGTGCCCGGACGCGTACGCGTCTCCAGGTACATTCGTTCCAATTGCTTTCGGTCCGCCTTGTCGCTGTTCGTGGTCGGAAAACCGTGACACACGAGCAGTTCGGACGGAATCATGTACGGCGGCAGACGCCGACCGAGCAGCGTCTTCCAGTCGGACAACCCTTGCGGCACGGCATGCAGGCCCGGGGGCCCGCTCGTCTCCGGTTCGACGAAACCGATCATGCGCACGATCGCGCCGTCGGGACGCCGCAACGCCACCGCCGCGCCTGCGCGAATGCCTGGCAACGTCGCAAGCGACGCATCGACTTCCGCGAGCTCGATGCGATAGCCGTGCATCTTGATCTGATCGTCGCGGCGACCCCGGAACGTCACCAGTCCCTGCGCATCGATCTCGCCGAGATCGCCGCTGCGGTAGGCGCGTTTGCCGTTGCGCTCGAACAGACGCGTGGCGTTCAGATCCGGACGGTTCAGGTAGCCGCGCATGACGTGGTCGCCCGCCATGCAGATTTCGCCGTCGTCGATGAACACTTCGGCGTACGGCTTGGCGCGCCCGATCGGAAACGGCAACGGCGCCGCCGCGCGCAGTACCGGATCGATCTCGACCCACGTCGTGGAGCACGTCGCCTCGGTCGGTCCGTAGGAGTTGACGATGCGCACGTCCGGGAAGCGCTGCCACAGGGCCTCCGCGACCGTCGGCGTGAGCGATTCGGCGCCGAACACGAACATGCGCAGATCCGGCAGATGTGCGTGATCGAACGCCGGGTCCAGCAACTGCTGACGCACGAACGACGGCGTGGAAGCCCACACGTTCACGTGCGTCGCGGCGAGATAGGCGGCAAAGGCGTCGCGCTCGGCAATGATCTCGCGCGGACACAGCACGCAACAACCGCCGGTGGCCAATGCGCCTGCCCAGTTGAACAGCGAGAAGTCGAAACTGAACAGCATCTGGTCCATGAACGCCGGCGCAGGGCCCGGCTTCACGTCGTCGCGAACCCATCCGGCGAACAGCGCCACGCTCTCGCGGCCGATCTGCACCCCCTTCGGGTCGCCGGTGCTACCCGAGGTGAACATGATGTAGGCGAGTCCGCGCTCGGTCAGCTCGGCCCCCGGTTGGCCCGTCGGCACGAAAGCGTCGGCCTGTGCGTCGTAACGCAAGGCCGCCTGCACCAGTTCACCGATGCGCGTGATGCGCTGCGCCGGGTTGATCACGTCCACCGGCACGAACGGCACACCCAGACGCAGGCAGCCGAGGATCGCGACGAGAAACGCCGACTCCTTGTGGCCGGAGATGACGAGCGGCACGTCGGACAGCGCGCCCGCGGCCGTGGCCTGCGCCATCCATCGGTCCGTCGCGGCGTGCAGTTGCGCCCAGGTGAGCGTGCCGTTCGCGTCGACGACGGCGGGTGCGTCGGGCACGTGCGTGATGTCGGCGAATGCCAGACGATCGAAATCGAAATACATGGTCGAAGCCCTCCGACTCGGCGGCCGGCGCTCAGGCGCCCTTCTGTTCGGCGATGAAGGCGGCGAGCGTGCTCACCGACACGAGATAGACGTCGATTTCCGACGGCGGCACCTTCACGCCGAACTCCCGCTCCACGGCAAGCACCACATCGACGGCCGACAGCGAGTCGACCAGTCCCGAGTCGATCAGCAGCGTGTCGGGCTCGACCTGGGTGAGAACGATGTTGCCGACGATCTCGGCGACCTTGCTTTCGATGTCATTGAGGTTCATGAAACGACTCCCGCGAACGATCCGCAATCAGAATTGGAAATAGAGGAAACGAGTTTCCTTGTGAAGATTCACCAGGCAAAGGAACAACAGCGCGAGCGTAACCGACAGCCACGCCGTGTTGGGCTGCCAGCGCATGAAACGCTGGGCGGCTTCCTGAACCTTGAACAGCGCGGGCGAATAGCGTCCCATCATCTGGTGTGCGTTCGGTGTGAACCAGACGATGCCGAGCAGCACCACCACATACACGAGCTGCAGATGATGCCCGATCAGCAAGCGCCACCCATCGCCGAAACCGGCGCCGGCCAGATAGCCGAACGATGGCCACGCCTCGAAGCCGTGCACCCCTGTCATGCCGCCGAGCAGCGCCAACGCGTCATGCACGCCGTTGGCGCGAAAGAACGCCTGTGCGACGAGCACCGCGACGAACGTCAGCGCCACCGAAGCCACATGCGCGAACCACTTGGGCTTGTGCGTGGCCGGCCGACGCCCGATCACGAAGATGCGCCAGCCATGATTGACGGACAGGTACGCCGCGTGCAGCAGCCCGAACACGAGAAACTGGAAGCCTGCCCCGTGCCATACGCCGGCCAGGCCCATCGTGAAGACCGTCGGCACGACGATGGCACCCAGGAAACCCGACGGGGTACGCGCGCCTTCCGAGCCGACCGGCAGACCGCGTGCGCTGCGGCGCCGCGAAATGGCCATCGTCACCGGATAGAACAGATAGGACGTCAGATAGCGTGTGAGCGTGATGTGCCAGCGCGCCCAGAAATCGATGACGCTGGTGGCCTTGTACGGCGAGTTGAAGTTCAGCGGGAAGCGAATGCCGAACATCTTCGCGAGGCCCAACGCCATATCGGAGTAGCCCGAGAAATCGAAGTACACCTGCAGCGCGTAGCTCAGGCTGGTGCCCCACGCGGCCCAGAACTGCAGATCGCCCGGCGCGGCGAAGCCGGCGTCGGCGTACGGCGCCATCGCGTCGGCCAGCAGCACCTTCTTCGCCAGACCGATCACGAACAGGATGCCGCCGATCGAGAGATTCTCCGCCTTGAAGCGGTAATTCTCCCGCTGCGCGAACTGCGGCATCATTTCCTTGTGATGCAGGATCGGCCCCGCGATCAGATGCGGGAAGAAGGTGACGAACAGCACGTAGCTCAGCAAGCTGCGCTCCTTGACCAGCCCGGCGCGGCAGTCGAGCAGAAAGCCGATCTGCGTGAACGTGAAGAACGAGATGCCGAGCGGCAGCACCAGCGTGTCGACGCTCGAGTGCGTGAGCCCCAGATCGTGCAGGAATCCGAGCAGCGCCGCGAAGTACTTGTAGTGAAACAGCACGACGAGATCGACGCCCACGCCGACGGCGACGATCGCGTTCTGCAGGCGCGCGCGTCCCGCATAGCGCAGCACGCCCTGGCTCACGAGATAGTTGAACGCGATGGAAATCGCGAGCAACACCACGAATTGCGGGTTCCACCAGCCGTAGAACACGAACGACGTCAGGCACAGCCAGAAAGCGGCCAGCCGCAGATTGATGGCGCCGCTGAGGTAGTGCCCGGCGAGCGCCACCGGCAGGAACAGCAGCAGGAAGAGATATGAGTTGAACAGCATCGGGTGTCGCGTGTCTTGTCGTGTCGTTTCTTGTCGGCGGACGTGGCGTGTTGGCGCGTCGGTACGTCAGGGCAATCGGGCCAGCACGGCCTTCTCGTCGTCGCTCAACGGCAGCGACAGCGCGTTCTCCGAGAACTCCCAGATCACCAGCTTCAGACTCCGGGGCCACTGCGCACGCTGCTTGAGCGCCACGGTAAGCGCACCGGCGAAGTCGCCACCGTCCATGCTCATGTTCCAGACCTCGCGTCCCAGGTCGACGCCGAGCCATTCCGCAAAATTGCTCCGGCGGCCGTGCGAACTGCCGGCGAGCATCACCTCGACCGGCGGCGTATCGTCGAGCAAGCCACCGCTGCGCTCCGGCGCGATGTGCTGCGCCGCCGCCAGATCGGGGCGTGGACGCCAGCCGTCGGGCGCATCGGCCAGTCCCGACAGCGTGAGCAGATCCCCCACGCGCGGCTGCGGTGCGGCGGGCTGGCCCACGTCGAACGCCTGCGGGCCTTTGCCAGGCAGCAACGCGAGTCCCGTCTGCGCCACCGTGGTGGCGGCGGCCTTGGCCCCTTCGGCATTCATGTGCACGTCCGTGCGGAAGAACATCGGACGGTCGCGATCCGCGAGCGTATCGCGCAAATCGACGAACGGTACGCCCTCGCGATGCAGCGACGACTTCACGACATCCATGCGGGCAAGCATCTCGGCCGACACTTGTCGCCCGCACAGGTGCGCGGCCTCGATGCGCGCCTTGTCCGGCACCGCGACCACCATGACGTTCACGCCCTGCGCACGCACCTGACCGAGCCAGTAATGCATGAGGCGCAGACGATCCTCGAACACGGTGCGCGCCGTGCCGGGCCGCGGCCGCATGCCATCGCGATAGAACATCCATTGCGGGCAGCCCATGGCGACCTGTTCGCCGACGTCGCCCAGCACGCGGTAGCGCACGGCGGCGTTCCACGTCTCGACCGTGGCCTGGCCGGGCAGCCGCAGCGACTTGTTCAGCGCCGCCCCCTCCGTGCCGTCGAGCCAGGCCTGCAGGCTCACCTGATCGCGCTCGAGCCGTGCGTGCGCGAGCGTCCACAGGCCCCATGCGAGGCCGCAGGCGAGCAGCACCGCCATGACGACGGCCGTCAGGCGGTGCGATGGCGGTTGAGGAGAATTGATATCCGGCACGTCGTCAATTTCCCAGTGCGGTCTTCAGGCGCTTGCGCCAGACGTCCGGCGTCATGATCGAGGCGTTGTCCCACAGACCGGCGGCGTCCGGGCCTTGCGAATACGCAGGCTCGAAGATCTGCCAGACGAGCACCTGCGGCTTGGTTTGCTTGAACGCCGGCGACTCGAGGTATTCGAGCAACATCACCCACTGGCCGACGTTCCCCGGCTTCCAGTTCACCGAGACCGGACGGTCGAGCAGGTTCGACAGCTTCTGCGGGAAACCGAAGTACGGCTGCATCATGCTGTGCCCGGTGATGTGAACGGGGGCGGGGGCGTCGTCGAGCAGATCCTGCCCTTCCGACGGACGGCGCACGGTGAAAATCTCCCGGCCGATCTTCTTGCGCTCGTCGGCAGTCAGGAACAGGTCCGCCAGATCGCCGTAGCGGCGGTCGTTGACCATGCCGCCCAGCGGCATGCCGGTACCCGGCTTGCCGGAGAGCGTGGGCACGTCCTTGCGAATCATGTCGGCGGTGGCTTGCGCGGTGGCGTCGGCGGCGACCTGCGTCCAGTGCTGGTCGGTGCGGTAGTACACGTCCTGGCCACTGTCCTTGATGCGACGCAGGATCACCTCGTCGTCGAACGTGCTGATGTCTGCCGCCTGGAGCTTGCCGAGGATCGTCTTGTAGCGCGCCTTGACCTCGGGGCTCATCACTTTGCCGTCCGGCAGCTTGTCCTGATAGAACAGCGACTTGTCGGGCAGCAGCAGCACTTCGAGCTTGATGTTCTTCGCGGCGAGCGCATCGCGCGCCTCGCGAACCAGCGCCGTGTTCGCGTCGATGCCGCGCGTGTCGACCTGCGTGAGACTGCCCCAGCCCGGGAAGAGCCAGTTGTCCTTGCCGCGAATGATCAGCGTCGACGCGTCCTGCGCCTGCGCGGCGCCCATGGCGAGCGTCAGCGCGCACGCCGTCAGGCAGCGCACGAGACCGCGGCGAATGTCGCGATGAATGCCACGCGATGCATGGGTTTCGGAAGCAAACGGGGTCATGCTGCAACTCCTCGATATCGATGAAAACGTGTCACGCGTCATGTCCGCGCTCAGTACGACAGCGTGAAGGTCAGGAACAGCCCCTTCGCGCGATCCGCCTGCCCGCCGCCGACGTTGAAGCGGTACTGCGTGGCGAAGTCCACATAGGAGCGCGCCGTATTGTAGTGGTCCGAACGGAAGTAGTAGCGGACGTTGAAGCCGACACCGGCCCCCAGCGACCACGACGACGCGTTGCCGAGCAGCTCGTAGTTGTCCACGCCGGAGATCGGCAGCCCCTCCACCCGATCGGCGGTCTTGAGCCAGTCGCCGCCAAGAACCGCGTACGGATAGAGCACGAGGTGCTCGCTGATCTGATCCATGCGGAAGCTCTCGCCCGCCCGCACTTCGAAGGCGGCGAAGTACTGGCGACGCTTGACCTTGCCGGAGGTGCGGGTATTCGTGGCGCCGGTGGTGTTGTCCGTCGTCCAGAGATCGGACGGCATGTCCTGCCACGCGTAGCCGGCCTGCACGTAGCTCTCGAGCGTGAACCAGCTCGGCTGGTCCATGCGCAGCTCGCTGCCGATGTAGTAGCCATAGGTCATGTACGCCTGCCAGCCGCCGTTGCCGGCGTTGGAGCGGTAGTTGCCCGTCTCGTTGCGCTGGTTGAGCGCGCACTGCAGATCCTGGCGCTTGGGCTGGAACGTGCCCGTGCGGGTCGCGGTGCCCAGGTTGAACAGGCGCTCGATGCCGAAGGTCAGGCCGAGCTCGGTGGACGGCGTGAAGCGCACGCCGAGGATGCCCTGCGTCGTCGGAATGCCGGCAATCCCGCGGTTGGACGTCGGGTCGATGTTGATCGGCGCCTGACTGCAGGGATCGAGGCCGGTTTGCGCGAGCGTGCGTCCGCCGCCGTCGTACAGCGTGTTCGACACTTGGGCGTAGGCTTCGAAGGCGCGATTGTTGGCGTTCAGCCAGCCGCGCGGCCGCCAGAACACTTCGGCGGTGCTGAACACGGCGTTGCCGGGCACCGAGATCGCCGCGCCGCCGAGCGCGCCACCGGCGGGCCTCGCCCCGCGATAGCCGACCGACACCGTTGCCCCCCACTGCCGCGATACGTCCGCGATCGCGCCGCGCGTGTCGTACAGCTGTTCGGGCGTGAGCGGCAGGCGCTTCGCGTCGTACTCGTCGATGGCGTTGCGGAACGTCGTTTCGGCCTCGTCCTTCTTTCCGGCGGCGGCCAGTGCATAGCCCTCGGCCAGAACGATGTCCGGCGGCGCCTTGCCGGTCGCGCGAGCGGCGCGGAAATCCTCGACCGCCAGCGCCGGCTCGTCGAGCCGTTGGCGCAGGTAGCCGCGCTGCACCAGCAGATCGGGATCGTTCGGTTTCTCGGCGAGCGCCTTCTCGATGCGCTCGCCCGCTTCCTTGGCTTGCGCCGCGTTGCCGGCAGCCAGCGCCGACGTCAGCAGGCTCTGGTAGATCGGACTCTTCGGCTCCAGCTCGACCGCACGGCGCGCCTGCTTGATCGCTTCCTGGTAGTCCTCGCGGTCGTACGCCGCATAGGCTTGCGCCGACGGGCCGCCATACCCGACCGTGTCGTACGGCAGCAATTCGTAGACCGTGCCGTAAGGCGTCTCGCGCGGATCCTGGATCGGCGCGGGGAAATTGACCTGCGTGAGCACCGTCGGCGGACGCTTGCCGGCGCGCGCCAGCTTCAGGCGCTTCTTCACGAGATCGTCCTTGGCTTCCTTGCCGTCCTTTTCGGCCAGCGGGGCGAGCAGTGCGAGCGCGCGCGCGTGATCGCCGCCGGCGAGCGCCGCATCGACGGCGATCAGACGCACGTTGCGCTGCTGGCCCTCGTCGAGCCAGTCCTGCTTGAGCGCTTCGTCGAAG
The Pandoraea pulmonicola DNA segment above includes these coding regions:
- a CDS encoding acyltransferase family protein; its protein translation is MGSRRDKLVGIEILRFLSAFAVLIWHYQHFFFRPATASIDVVRSAEPLYGWLHPFYDFGWLGVNVFWTISGFIFFNRYLDRIAARTVSGGLFFLNRFSRLYPLHIVTLIAVALLQSYYVRGNHAFFVYPYNTPYDFFVNLIFASGWLTPYTDSFNGPVWSVSTEIVIYVAFFLLARFFRIGLIATLGLMGLAAAAGGWLIHHQIKGSESNIVFCAFYFFMGGAVHLLYQRLREWIETHRLATIVLCCAVYAGLIGFCAVFGGTKYLAATVIAPVSIVLLQVVDPWIPERLAVPIVNLGNTTYSSYLIHFPLQLTTVIVLRQWGIDSASVAMNAWFLAAYLVVVFVLARLVYRGFEAPAQTLVRRRMAWLGGRAPVKTAN
- a CDS encoding DUF4434 domain-containing protein, with the translated sequence MMNSRQHGHCDAGDDVLYSAEIARKSAIVPGVSPRSPTRRRLLQAAALAACLPLAACTPPPEIGGSFVQLWLSHLEWTRKQWRERLVTTHALGCKEIFVQWVGIDGEPDKTWMAPDSLIRTLLDESAALGMGVHLGLPYDERWWTAIGTTDEAPLDAYLQRTGQRVARYMQKAAWPRHRAFRGWYFPYELEQYDWALPARQDKLAAWLGSMSAVAVATSGQTPTISTYYSRLPTTGTLAGLWRTLLDRVALHPMIQDGVGVAGLSNYDSLAPLHDMLRSRGAPFDLVIELFEELPSEKNDGTDFNAKAATFSRVKRQWEIARNYGATRLVAFAIDPWALDDTPESKALLREWRAALS
- a CDS encoding alginate O-acetyltransferase AlgF, with the protein product MRTWRNLAFVLALSAAGTDVANAEGIFSRLYAARPPAGSSFVRVVNPGTAPMRAQVAGGPAQTLSGEKVASTYAIVKGNETFPIVIDGKPAGSVQVAPDTFNTLVPRRDGGKVAFTVLADTGGTQDGLKAELRFYNLSAKCAAGQLSVSPSGPTLFDGVAQGVSVARAINPVKATLVSACGTVATKTLALPALEPGDHYSLFLVGTDAAPVLRGQLSATDPYQR
- a CDS encoding AMP-binding protein; the encoded protein is MYFDFDRLAFADITHVPDAPAVVDANGTLTWAQLHAATDRWMAQATAAGALSDVPLVISGHKESAFLVAILGCLRLGVPFVPVDVINPAQRITRIGELVQAALRYDAQADAFVPTGQPGAELTERGLAYIMFTSGSTGDPKGVQIGRESVALFAGWVRDDVKPGPAPAFMDQMLFSFDFSLFNWAGALATGGCCVLCPREIIAERDAFAAYLAATHVNVWASTPSFVRQQLLDPAFDHAHLPDLRMFVFGAESLTPTVAEALWQRFPDVRIVNSYGPTEATCSTTWVEIDPVLRAAAPLPFPIGRAKPYAEVFIDDGEICMAGDHVMRGYLNRPDLNATRLFERNGKRAYRSGDLGEIDAQGLVTFRGRRDDQIKMHGYRIELAEVDASLATLPGIRAGAAVALRRPDGAIVRMIGFVEPETSGPPGLHAVPQGLSDWKTLLGRRLPPYMIPSELLVCHGFPTTNSDKADRKQLERMYLETRTRPGTTGKAES
- a CDS encoding acyl carrier protein, producing MNLNDIESKVAEIVGNIVLTQVEPDTLLIDSGLVDSLSAVDVVLAVEREFGVKVPPSEIDVYLVSVSTLAAFIAEQKGA
- a CDS encoding MBOAT family O-acyltransferase, with translation MLFNSYLFLLLFLPVALAGHYLSGAINLRLAAFWLCLTSFVFYGWWNPQFVVLLAISIAFNYLVSQGVLRYAGRARLQNAIVAVGVGVDLVVLFHYKYFAALLGFLHDLGLTHSSVDTLVLPLGISFFTFTQIGFLLDCRAGLVKERSLLSYVLFVTFFPHLIAGPILHHKEMMPQFAQRENYRFKAENLSIGGILFVIGLAKKVLLADAMAPYADAGFAAPGDLQFWAAWGTSLSYALQVYFDFSGYSDMALGLAKMFGIRFPLNFNSPYKATSVIDFWARWHITLTRYLTSYLFYPVTMAISRRRSARGLPVGSEGARTPSGFLGAIVVPTVFTMGLAGVWHGAGFQFLVFGLLHAAYLSVNHGWRIFVIGRRPATHKPKWFAHVASVALTFVAVLVAQAFFRANGVHDALALLGGMTGVHGFEAWPSFGYLAGAGFGDGWRLLIGHHLQLVYVVVLLGIVWFTPNAHQMMGRYSPALFKVQEAAQRFMRWQPNTAWLSVTLALLFLCLVNLHKETRFLYFQF
- a CDS encoding alginate O-acetyltransferase AlgX-related protein, producing the protein MPDINSPQPPSHRLTAVVMAVLLACGLAWGLWTLAHARLERDQVSLQAWLDGTEGAALNKSLRLPGQATVETWNAAVRYRVLGDVGEQVAMGCPQWMFYRDGMRPRPGTARTVFEDRLRLMHYWLGQVRAQGVNVMVVAVPDKARIEAAHLCGRQVSAEMLARMDVVKSSLHREGVPFVDLRDTLADRDRPMFFRTDVHMNAEGAKAAATTVAQTGLALLPGKGPQAFDVGQPAAPQPRVGDLLTLSGLADAPDGWRPRPDLAAAQHIAPERSGGLLDDTPPVEVMLAGSSHGRRSNFAEWLGVDLGREVWNMSMDGGDFAGALTVALKQRAQWPRSLKLVIWEFSENALSLPLSDDEKAVLARLP
- a CDS encoding alginate O-acetyltransferase AlgX-related protein, with translation MTPFASETHASRGIHRDIRRGLVRCLTACALTLAMGAAQAQDASTLIIRGKDNWLFPGWGSLTQVDTRGIDANTALVREARDALAAKNIKLEVLLLPDKSLFYQDKLPDGKVMSPEVKARYKTILGKLQAADISTFDDEVILRRIKDSGQDVYYRTDQHWTQVAADATAQATADMIRKDVPTLSGKPGTGMPLGGMVNDRRYGDLADLFLTADERKKIGREIFTVRRPSEGQDLLDDAPAPVHITGHSMMQPYFGFPQKLSNLLDRPVSVNWKPGNVGQWVMLLEYLESPAFKQTKPQVLVWQIFEPAYSQGPDAAGLWDNASIMTPDVWRKRLKTALGN
- a CDS encoding NfrA family protein — protein: MMPPFRTLLLVTAMACCWPAAQATAQTQPRAARPTGDAPLSGQAWKFADQAYKHYQAGRFAQAASAAASAVRLRPDVLRLRMLLVYSLQRAGKLDEARKAVEDAIKYGLDSPALRDASTNLSQAQAGGPPPTEAFRRGFPIATQAYSEANAQQYAESAAHAEQAFRIDPTQGAWALLWIAGLEAQEKFEEGVAAANTAISLGAPNTSDLKARIQVLRARMAIEPASQGYQAIIDNKPNDAIPFAREAVRLAPDDDSYRLLLISALMLDQQLPEAEDAATDAIKQNDENTVALEMRGYLRQLQGKKSLADADFDEALKQDWLDEGQQRNVRLIAVDAALAGGDHARALALLAPLAEKDGKEAKDDLVKKRLKLARAGKRPPTVLTQVNFPAPIQDPRETPYGTVYELLPYDTVGYGGPSAQAYAAYDREDYQEAIKQARRAVELEPKSPIYQSLLTSALAAGNAAQAKEAGERIEKALAEKPNDPDLLVQRGYLRQRLDEPALAVEDFRAARATGKAPPDIVLAEGYALAAAGKKDEAETTFRNAIDEYDAKRLPLTPEQLYDTRGAIADVSRQWGATVSVGYRGARPAGGALGGAAISVPGNAVFSTAEVFWRPRGWLNANNRAFEAYAQVSNTLYDGGGRTLAQTGLDPCSQAPINIDPTSNRGIAGIPTTQGILGVRFTPSTELGLTFGIERLFNLGTATRTGTFQPKRQDLQCALNQRNETGNYRSNAGNGGWQAYMTYGYYIGSELRMDQPSWFTLESYVQAGYAWQDMPSDLWTTDNTTGATNTRTSGKVKRRQYFAAFEVRAGESFRMDQISEHLVLYPYAVLGGDWLKTADRVEGLPISGVDNYELLGNASSWSLGAGVGFNVRYYFRSDHYNTARSYVDFATQYRFNVGGGQADRAKGLFLTFTLSY